The Glycine max cultivar Williams 82 chromosome 17, Glycine_max_v4.0, whole genome shotgun sequence genome contains the following window.
TAATACATAATTGCTTAAGAGAATATTAACGCTAAATCATGTTAGGACAATCCAAACCACAACGTGAACAATGTTACAAAATGTATCATGTTTATTTCTAATATTCAAACCTATGCAAATTAACTAAGTTGGATTGAATCAAGGTGTGCTTGAATTTTTGGTGGGAAAATCCAAAAACATATTTGAGAATAAAATCAATTTGTAGGTTGTGAGAAATAATAAAGGTGTCATTGTTGTCTCAAGCCTGCTCATCAAATTTTCAAGCATGCACTTGGAATATTTTTGTAAAGTCAGTTTAACTTGtatcaaaacttaaatttacaaattttaattcaaagatGTACCTAATGAGACGAGTTGGTTTATGTTCATTCCCAATAAACACTTTattaaatgtgtttggttgcgtagaaaataaaaataaatatttaaattaaaataaaaagaaagaatattgAGGCCAACATTATTTTTGAATAGTAATTTTCTCTGTTCGACTAAACCATCCCTAAATGCAAATGATGGTTGATTTGGtgcaataaattaatgaaaggtGAAAGACCTTTCACTCAAAAATTTGTCGTCATTTATTGCCTTGCTTACATCACCATgagtttctttctcttctcccgGGTCTGTGTCTGGCTTCCCACAAGAAAGTACACTCCACAGTCCAAAGCCCACAGCTACACTACAAAGCCTATAACTATAACAGTGctttcatttctctctctctctctttctttcacaCGTCAAAAACAGTAGTACAATACAATTCCCTCGTGCCTTTGTTGTTACATTGTGTAAGGAAAGTCTTTGCACTTGGTTTACCCCATTTGAGTCATGTTTCTGTTCACGTTAGCATCTTGTTTAAAAATGGCTAAAAAACCAAAGGGTCTTCACCAAAAATGTTTCTGAGGCCCCCCCTGCTGTGaacagaagagagagagaatccagatattattttgatttgcatTGCAGTGAAGCAGACGATAATAATAGTAACAGTAATAGGTGTGTGTTGATGAGGTGAGTGAGTGAGGAGGACAAAAGATATCAGAGAGGGCCCGTTAAAGGCTGCAACACAAATGAGTGGCACTGCACCAAAGGCTACTTCTTCTGTCTAGTgtgttctctctctctttctctctctttcttttcttgtttttacaTATTCGTGGCTCTTCTACCTCCATCATCTCACACTCACACCTTTTTCATTCATCTCCAACACTAGGTGCGTAGATCACTTTTTGCTCTTTGTTTGTTATGTAATGTAATCTATCTTTTTCCTCTTGAGCCTTTACATTCTCTTCCATGCTTTTGGTTATTCTTGAGGTGGTTGtcttttttcatttgaaaaatgaCCAGATAAGACatatggtttttattttttttcattgtgcTTTCTTCTTAATCTTCGAGGTCATATTTGATGACCCTCTAACCTTTTAGAACTTAGAATAGGAAGTGCTTATTTTTCatgttccttttttgttttttctaggTTCTTAGAGAGGGTGGGTGACTACACATCCTTTGAAGATGTTTTCAAATGGTGGCGCCGCTTGACTTGGTTGGAGATAACTGATAGGTAACTAATTCCTTACTCCTGTGCTTAAGGGAATGTTGTTTTACTTGGTTTTGCTAATGAGCATGCTTTTGACTTTGTTCTTCTCTTGAAATCATTTTTAGTTTACATAAGTAGTAAAAAAAGGcatctttttattaattttcccCTTTCGTCTTTCAGTAAGTTGTCTACTTTGGAATGGTGATCAATTAAGTCACATGTGAGAgagtaatcttttttttttttttttgctgctttgttccaatttattttcttttcttgtttgtaGCATGGacctattttctattttccttgAGTAAGTTAATTCTTCCAAGGGGAATCCACTAGTCCAGTTTTACCATGAATTTGAATACTGACCATGCCATTCATGAAGTaatgttgttctgaaaaaccaTTGAAGAAGTGTCAAAAGCCTCTTCTTGCATTTCCTAGATGGAGAACAACATGTACAGTGCTCGACTAGACATGGCTGGCCGAAATTCTACCGGCATAGATGAAATTGCTCGCCATTTAGCACCAAAGCCACTGATTCATTGCTATTCATTTGACCTCAATAACCAAAACCATATTATAAATGGAATTCCAGTGCTTGCTGGAGAGCAAGGTGAACCTGCAAATGATGTCCATGTTGAAGGTTGCTTCTTAAACCCTGCTAGTATTGCGGATTCAAATTCATTTGTTACATCACAAGGAAAGACTATTGTAGGAGATGCCTCAAATCAAATTAACAACAATGATTTTCAAGAGCATTTAGTTGGAGGAAGGCCAATTGCTTCTGCTTCACTTTCTGCTGCTAGAATTGGCCTTCAAGCAAATTTAGAGAGTTCAGAAGCTTTGCCTTATTCAATGTGTTCATTGGAGGCATTAGGACCATATCTATTCAATAATTGGCAGGGCACATCAAACCCTTTGCCTGCAACTTTTGGTGATCATCATCATGCCTACGATGAATTATCCAGTATTGGTAAGTGGAATGTGAACAAGATTCTGAGAGCTCCAGAGGCTGATGGGACTGAGATCCTGGCCTATTCATCCATAGGAAGCCTGGTTCAAAATGGATGGACATCATCAAATGTTGCAAACTTGGCCAATTTTGCCTACAATTCCCCTCATTGTAGTAATGAGCTATCACTAAGTCTTGCAAGATCTCCTCAAACTACTGGTCAGTGCTCAGAGATGAGCTGCTCCGGCGCATCACATAGCATGAATGGAACGAGGTCAGGCTTGGAGCAATCCTCCTGCAGCAGTAAGGAACTGTGTATGAGATTAGGCTCTAACAAACATGTCCAGTTTTCATCAGCAATATTAGGGTCCAGATTTCTTGTTGGAATTCAAGAGATACTTGCTCAAATTGCAACATATTCATTTGAAAATGTGGAACAGATAAATTGCTCAGCTGCTGGTGTTAGAGCAGGAGGAGATAAGTCAGCTTCAGCTTTCACACCAAAGAGAACGGTAGAGAATAATCAAAATGCATCCATGTTTGGAGCACATGTAGAAGAATCTCCATTGGAAGGACTTGCAACTGAATCAAACAAATCCCAACTTCTCATGCTTCTTCAGCTGGTATAATGCTACCTTTTAACTCATTAGTAGAATAGAATAAGTTATGGTCCtggtttaattatatttgccAATGTGTTTACTTTGCACTTCACAGTTTGCATTTTTCCACATTAAAGTTTATGCATGGAAAAATTTGCTAGTATTTAGGACAATGGTTAGAAAaaggctaaaatatattttttgtttcaatttggttcTTTAAAGTGTCTCAGTTATACAACATTGGTCTTTTTGTTAGTTTACCACACTAATTTGATCAACTTAATGACACTTGACAAACTGTGAGAGATGTCGCATTAGATAAATATTCGTCATGTTAGTAAAAAAACTGGCAGAATCATAAATTGATAGAACAAAGACACTTTAAGAGACTAAAGTAAACTTTTTAAACTTAGAAGACAAAACTAAACTGATAAGTAATATATGAAAGTTTTTATCCTAACATAATAATAGTAATCTTCTTTGTGTTCAGGTGGACAATGGATATAGTCAATGTTTGGATGAGATTCATACTGTGGTATCTGCATTCCATGCTGCTACTGAACTGGATCCACACATGCATGCACATTTTGCGCTTCAAACGATCTCTCTCTTATACAAGGACTTGCGAGAGCGGATTAGCAATTGTATTCTTGCCATGGGACCGGATTTTAACAGCTTGTGTTCAGAAGAGGAGAAGGAATGGTCTCTTGAAACATCATTCATTCAAAAGCAATGGGCTCTCCAACAGCTAAAAAGAAAAGATCAGTTATGGAGGCCCCAAAGGGGCTTGCCAGAAAGATCTGTCTCCGTACTACGCACTTGGATGTTTCAGAATTTCCTCCATCCGTGAGTTTCTTTACTCGAAGATAAAAACTTTCTTTGGAGAAACTTTTTCATAAGCATtcagaggaaaagaaaataagaagataaataaattaaacttctttcataatttaaaatcaaatcaactAATGCATTTTAGTCTGTAGAGACGTTAAATGAGAGAACTTATATAGAAAttgaagttgattttaacttataaaagaaatttaaggacttatttggataaatttctacAAAAGCACTTAGAAGATACAAAGATAAAATGTATTGAACTTCTCTCAtcaattaaaatcaacttatgcacttaACTTTTATAGATGTTCTCTCATTTATTCTAGAAGCTGATATACATAAGTTGATTTCAAATTTTGGGAGAACTTCAATTCATTTAACTTTCTCTGCATAAGAAGAAGTTTATCTAATTAGTGCATGATCATAAGCTTTTGGGCTGTAATCATCAGAGCTGAGCATACATATTTAGTGAGTTTAAAAGTTGTGCATGGATCTACCCTCAAATGcatatgttttttaatatgatataatgTGATGGATTTCAGGTATCCAAAGGATGCAGAGAAGCATTTACTTGCAGTAAAAAGTGGGTTGACGCGAAGCCAGGTACTTGTTTGAGTTGTTTCTCTCCTGTTAGTTGTTGCACATCAGATTTAATCCTTGCCAAGTAGTTTGTTTGGGAGGAGCAATCTGCTATGAAGAATGTAAACTttacagaaagaaaaatagCAAACATCTTGTTATCATTGATGATGATTTTGAGTTGTATTTATGGTTTGATTGACTAGGTATCCAATTGGTTTATCAATGCACGTGTTCGACTGTGGAAGCCTATGATTGAAGAAATGTATGCTGAAATGAGTAGAAGAAAAGCTTgtagaaatgaagaaggaatggAGATCACTCAAAGAACCAGGATAAGCATGAAAAATCAAATGTTGAATATCAATTGAAACTGAAGGTGTCATAACAACATGgagcattattattattgttgttactattattttttgatCAAGTAAGAAACTCAACACAATTGAAATCAGAATTGTGCATAATGCCGTGCTTAGTTGGGTACTATTTGAGCAATTACACTTATCTTGAAAAAATGCCTTCATATGACGGATGCCCAAGATCATTTTCTCGTAGTTATAACATGGAATATCAGTAAATAACACGGAATTTCTTTTTACTGTAAAAAACGCCTAGTttgttttagtttgaatctAAATTACTTGATGTGTGTGGCACTTTGAATGTATTAATTAAAGCTAACAGAAGTGATACTTTTCTAGGGACTGAAGACAAGTCATTTATACAAGTTCCAATTGATAATACTTGATTGAACTAGTGAAAAGCTAGATGGTTGAAAACTTGGAAGGAATAAACCACAATTTCAACCAAAATTACAGTGTAGagtaaaaacaaatttattatgttaCTGTACAAtaaatttcattcaaattttttaactgTTTAATCCTGCTGATTTGTTCATTAGAGATCCTTAATTCCAAATGAAGTTATGAACAACTTTCATCACAGATTATATAGGAGGACTTCTTGGAGTGTTAGTGAGCTATAGCTGTCAGCTTAGAAAATTTTCCTTATTTAAGAAATTTGGTTAGTGTTTACTGCTTCAACAGTTTATTctgggttttttattttaaagaaataataatggAACAGTTAGGACAAAATGACTTTTAAAAAAGCTTTCAAAAAACTTAACgaagaattattattttctaagaTGTTAATTGCAGATGTGtatgctttattttatttcatttttatcctcaatttaaaaatagatacttcaaaaaaaagttttgaaatttaagaattatagaaacattaaataatttttattaaatttagaattattatttttaatcttaactTTAGTTTAAGCGctgaaaaattactttaaatattaacacaacATTTTAACCAATTAAGTTAATACTAAATGTTAATGAATTGACAAGTACATCAATATgtcccaagtagtaaagttaaagcAACCAGTATTGAATTCATATGGATTTTGTTTATacttaggtagatgaatatttaattaagaaaaagatttgaAGAGATTGtagaaaatagtaaattaaattgctgaaaattaaattaaacaagaaaaagaattaaacatgaatttaaattaattaattaaagacataaaagatgagaaaatccaataatattgtataagaaaattcagaagatgagaatgttgggaACTTAACTTACCAAAActactctttgatgtaatgttaataatttttctctattaataattattctaatatACATCTGCATCTACtaatatactctaactttggttTTCCACACGAAAGAagttaatttatctattttctctctcaaatctcTTTGAAgagctaaaataataaattacattaagaaCAAAGATGTATAACAggttaaacaaatatcaatatatttctagtgatgactttatttagataatCTTTCCCagttttattacaaaataacgTTTTCCGAcgctacccctaaaacttatcatgcagatgggtgatcaagtcacaaacaataatattaagcacaagaaaggatgatgcaaatgtaatattataaatagataggaagagaaattacatcaagagtagttggctgtcaagttcccaacaaatggggtttagcctctcattgtgtTAAGAGATtagcaagtgtaccaattttatcacaagtagtaaagattaAATAGAAGTTCGAGTGTCGAATCTATAGGAACTTTGGTTGTACTTAGGTGATGTAAACCCAATTATTAAGcaataaaaaagagaagaagacagagataaagaattgtaaGTGTGAAATTTGAGAGTAAAAAGGCAAAAGGAAAAGACAATAAGAAAATTGAACAATAGCTTAAAGGCAAAAGATAAGCTCAGAATGTGATAATGTTGGGACCTAACATATCTAACTATCCTTGATGCAATATTAATggtttttctctattaaatGTTTTCCCAATTTCCACTCATATCTACTAATATGCTCAACCCAGACCTCTCACGCTAAAGACCCTAATTTATGTATTCTTTCTCCCAAATCTCTTTGCAAAGATGAAATTATAAACAACATTAAGTATAAAGATGTATGCAGAGATACAACAAAGTCACTATATCCCTAGAAATGCAATGTTGATATGCCTTTTTCTAGTTCTTTAGACATTACCATTTTCCAATGAATAATCCCTAAAACAAATGCATAGATAACCAAACCACACAATAACAATGAAAAGCAGAAAAGAACAATACAAATTGAGATTGcattaatagataaaaagagCAATTACATTACAAGGGGCTTTAGCAGCTAGGCTCCAACTAAGCTAGGCTCCAACTGAGGGGGGTTTAACCTCTCATTGTCATAAGAGGCTTTTACACATTAGGAGTTGATGTGGATGGAAGAAGGTGGTAGATGACTAATAACAAGAAAAAGGGAAATGGCTAAAGAGAGAGGGACTCCCCTAAGGGATAGACCTAGTGTGTGGGTTCTCTGAGACTCTGTTTTTTCCTTCTGCTTCCTCCTCTTTATATAGGCACTAGGTAGCTTATTTTTTATGCTGACTTCGCTCTAAGTGCGCCTTTGGGCTTCATTGTGGACTTTTCCACATGCTAAACCTGAGTTGTACGCTAAACGCGGGCACACCCTAAGCCTGGtggcgcgctaagcgagctgtccACTTCTTCAaggcctttttttttattttttttatcattttttcctctaaagcacttgaaatcttcttcttttgaattttgctaataaaaaatagcaaagatgttaatttctttattatttcattaaaaacaataataaagtaaagaaattacacCCATTTATTAATCCAAATTGATTATCAAATTAGCTTATATTTCACAGTTATCACATTGTCATGGAgactttacaattgcaagatGAGAATATTTAGTAAAGAGAGAATGGAGGGAAAGAATGACTCTCATTGCttgtttctccttcttctagctCCATAAGGAATTATATTCTGTTGGAATTTCTCTGtgtcttctctttcttctttcttcttcttttgtaggTGCAGCTTTCTTTAATTATTCCGCTTTTCTTAATTAGTCCTACTTTCCTCAATTAGCTTGTTTTCATTAATTAGTCGTGCATTCCtggattttattttactcactaagctTCATAAatccatcacttttaatattctctgcacaaaaacttaaatgatgttagtttaacaattatttgctcaaaaaagaaaaattggaagagaaaaattataaattcctctataatttaataatgtatttctttacatatataaattttgatctaataatgtatttttttacatatataaatttttattaaacctatgatttttatttaaaatttatatatgtaaaaaatacattattagatcaaaattaatagttacaaaatttattatgtaaatttattaaatatacattaaaaaatttagtgttatatatgtgacattaattattttataacataattgatttaTTGGCTTAGTTGGCTAAAACATTGTGTTAATAACACGAAAGTCACAAGTTTGAATTCTGTTGGGAGAGGTACCCACATGTAGTATTTGATTGTATTTCAAACAAGATTGACTCCAAAGGAAGAGAAAGTgggaaacgaaaaaaaaaaatttgttgatttttattataagcAACCTAACCTAAACCGAGCCaatcttataatatattttgaaaatttaaaagaacCAGAAAAAAATAAGcacctaattattttttagtatattaatactttgtttttttatatctttttgaaGAAGAGCAATACAACCTTCTCTGTTAGAGCCAATTGAAGGAGATGAATAATAACAATATGTACTTTTGAAAGAGGAATGAAAGAGatgggaaagaaagaaagactaaTAAGAGTGTATTGTATTATTGAAAATTTTTCCATACTCAAGTGTTACAACACAATTCCTTTTATACAGATCAAAACATAAATGGTGTTTAGTTATAACTACCACTCTCAACactttattatttgttataacAGATTTTCAATTACTTAACACCTAAGATCAAATGATACAAAGttgtttaattgaattttatcatatttcaaTACTCCCCCTTAATCTAAACAATTTACAACTCCTAGTTCAACCTTGATCTTCAAAAATCGATCCACTCTTACTGGTTTGGTAAGCACATCAGTTGGTTGATCTTAAGTGAGGCAATAAGTCACTTCGATTATCCCTTTTTTCACTTGCTCTCTTAGAAAATGGAACCTTGTTTCTATGTGTTTACTTCTCTCATGTGCAACATGATTTTTAGTAAGATTGATTGCAGATTAGTTGTCAATCATGAGGTGCAGAGGTCTCTTCACTTCAACTTTGATCTCCTTTAGTAGAGAATTAAGCCAAACTACTTGACATGGTAGTAATGTATTCTGCTTCACCGCTTGAAAATGTCATTACTGGTTGCTTCTTGGAACACTATGAAATTGGGGCTCCAACAAGCTTAAATGGATATCCTATAGTGCTCCTTCTATCAGACTTATCACCACACCTATCCAAGTCACAATAACCTATTAGTTCATCCATTTTCTCATTTGTGTTGTTAGGAAATAGAATTCATGAGTCTTCTGTACCTTTCAGGTATCTAAGGATCCTCTTGGATGCTATGAAGTGTGACTTCCTTAGTTCGTGCATATGCCTGCTAGCTACTCCTACTGCAAAGCTAAGGTCAAGTCTTGAGTTACACAGGTATCTTAGTGAGCCAATGAGTTACTTGTAGTGGGTTGGGTCCACCCTTTCTTCATCTTCAGTGTCTTCCTTCCTAAAGTTTAATTCAGAAGGAGTGATTGTGTGATTGCAGTCCATCATTTTGAACCACTTTAGAATATTAGTGGTATACTTCCTTTGATGCATA
Protein-coding sequences here:
- the LOC100812648 gene encoding homeobox protein ATH1, encoding MENNMYSARLDMAGRNSTGIDEIARHLAPKPLIHCYSFDLNNQNHIINGIPVLAGEQGEPANDVHVEGCFLNPASIADSNSFVTSQGKTIVGDASNQINNNDFQEHLVGGRPIASASLSAARIGLQANLESSEALPYSMCSLEALGPYLFNNWQGTSNPLPATFGDHHHAYDELSSIGKWNVNKILRAPEADGTEILAYSSIGSLVQNGWTSSNVANLANFAYNSPHCSNELSLSLARSPQTTGQCSEMSCSGASHSMNGTRSGLEQSSCSSKELCMRLGSNKHVQFSSAILGSRFLVGIQEILAQIATYSFENVEQINCSAAGVRAGGDKSASAFTPKRTVENNQNASMFGAHVEESPLEGLATESNKSQLLMLLQLVDNGYSQCLDEIHTVVSAFHAATELDPHMHAHFALQTISLLYKDLRERISNCILAMGPDFNSLCSEEEKEWSLETSFIQKQWALQQLKRKDQLWRPQRGLPERSVSVLRTWMFQNFLHPYPKDAEKHLLAVKSGLTRSQVSNWFINARVRLWKPMIEEMYAEMSRRKACRNEEGMEITQRTRISMKNQMLNIN